CGTTCTCCCCGGTCGCTTCGCCCGGACCCGGCGTGATGCCGGAGGATCGCAGCGGTCCTTCCTTGAGGTCATGGTCGTCGCCGGTCTCGGGCGGCCGCCGCATCAGTTTCAGGAGATAGAAGACGCCTGCGCCAAACACCGCGAAATAGACAAGGATGAAGGCGATCAGCGAAGCGCCAACGGCCGGCGCGCTCACCGGCGACAGGCTGTCCGATGTCCTGAGCAGGCCGTAGACGGTGTAGGGCTGGCGGCCGATCTCGGTCGTGTACCAGCCGGCCAGAACGGCAATAAAACCCGAGGGGCTCGCCGCGATCACGACCTTCTGCAGCAAGCGGTTTTCATAGAATGTGCCGCGATAGCGAGCGTATAGCGACCACAGGCCGATCGCCAGCATCAGGAAGCCGATCCCGACCATGATGCGGAAGGTGAAGAACACCGGCAGCGCCGGCGGGCGCTCGTCGCGCGGCCATTCCTTCAGGCCCCTGATCGTCTTGTCCCAGCTGTGACGCAGGATGACGGAGCCGAGCCGCGGAATCTCGATCGCCGCATGGGTCTCCTCCGCACTGTCATCGGGTATGCCGAACAGGATCAACGGCATGCCATCCTCATGGGTCTCGTAATCGCCCTCGATCGCGGCGATCTTCTGCGGCTGGTGTTCCAGTGTGTTGAGGCCGTGCTGGTCGCCGGCAAATATCTGGATCGGCGTGACAATCGCCGCCATCCACATCGCCATCGAGAACATGATCCGCGCCTGCCGGTTGTTGGCGTTCTTCAGCAGATGAAACGCCCCGACCCCGCCGATGACGAAGGACGTGGTCAGCAATGCGGCGAGCACGGTGTGGGTGACGCGATAGGGAAAGGACGGATTGAAGATGATCGCCCAC
This window of the Martelella lutilitoris genome carries:
- a CDS encoding cytochrome ubiquinol oxidase subunit I, encoding MTFLGLTAEMLARIQFGFTVSFHFVFPAFSIGTACYLATLNALWLWKRDPAYLRLFDYWKTIFAVAFAMGVVSGIVMSYQFGTNWSVLSEKAGAIIGPLMGYEVLTAFFLEAGFLGIMLFGRKRVGDGLHMVAVCMVALGTLISATWITSANSWLHTPAGFSRDAAGHFLPEDWWAIIFNPSFPYRVTHTVLAALLTTSFVIGGVGAFHLLKNANNRQARIMFSMAMWMAAIVTPIQIFAGDQHGLNTLEHQPQKIAAIEGDYETHEDGMPLILFGIPDDSAEETHAAIEIPRLGSVILRHSWDKTIRGLKEWPRDERPPALPVFFTFRIMVGIGFLMLAIGLWSLYARYRGTFYENRLLQKVVIAASPSGFIAVLAGWYTTEIGRQPYTVYGLLRTSDSLSPVSAPAVGASLIAFILVYFAVFGAGVFYLLKLMRRPPETGDDHDLKEGPLRSSGITPGPGEATGENDQ